In a single window of the Terrirubrum flagellatum genome:
- a CDS encoding FAD-dependent oxidoreductase gives MTDIETTCCIAGGGPAGIMLGFLLARAGVDVVVLEKHADFLRDFRGDTIHPSTLQVMHELGLLDDFLKLPHNREERLSARFGNEEIALVDFTHLPVKAPYVAFMPQWDFLNFIADRGRACPRFRLIMEGKAVDVIRNGERIAGVIAQTRDGELRIRSRLAVAADGRGSDIRKAAGFAVKEIGAPMDVLWFRLSRQSSDDAQTFGQVGRGRFSILLNRGDYWQCAYVIPKGGFEKVRAAGLDAFRAGFAELFPKLADRIAEIGSWDDVKLLSVAVDRLDVWWKPGLFCIGDAAHAMSPIGGVGVNLAIQDAIAAANLLAAKLREGTLANADLAAVQARREWPTKMTQRLQVTIQNRVITPILSGDGPVSPPAPLRLFNYIPWLRRIPARVIGMGFRPEHIGPALSPASNVVGP, from the coding sequence ATGACCGACATCGAAACCACATGCTGCATCGCGGGCGGCGGACCCGCGGGGATCATGCTGGGATTTCTGCTGGCGCGCGCCGGCGTCGATGTCGTCGTGCTGGAGAAGCACGCCGACTTCCTGCGCGACTTTCGCGGCGACACCATCCATCCCTCGACGCTGCAGGTGATGCACGAACTTGGCCTGCTCGATGATTTTCTGAAGCTGCCGCATAATCGCGAGGAACGACTGTCCGCGCGGTTCGGAAACGAAGAGATTGCGCTGGTCGATTTCACCCATCTGCCGGTGAAGGCGCCTTATGTCGCCTTCATGCCGCAATGGGATTTTCTCAATTTCATCGCCGATCGCGGCCGCGCTTGTCCCCGCTTCAGGCTCATCATGGAGGGAAAGGCTGTCGACGTCATTCGCAATGGCGAGCGCATCGCCGGCGTGATCGCGCAGACGCGCGATGGAGAGTTGCGCATCAGATCGCGTCTCGCCGTCGCCGCCGACGGCCGCGGCTCCGACATCCGAAAGGCCGCGGGCTTTGCGGTGAAGGAGATCGGCGCGCCGATGGACGTGCTCTGGTTCAGGCTGTCGCGCCAATCGAGCGACGATGCGCAGACGTTCGGGCAGGTCGGCCGCGGCCGTTTTTCCATTCTCCTCAATCGCGGCGACTACTGGCAATGCGCCTATGTCATTCCCAAGGGCGGCTTCGAGAAGGTGCGCGCCGCCGGGCTTGACGCCTTCCGCGCCGGTTTCGCGGAGCTGTTTCCGAAACTCGCCGATCGCATCGCTGAAATCGGATCTTGGGACGATGTGAAACTGCTATCTGTTGCGGTCGACCGGCTCGACGTCTGGTGGAAGCCCGGCCTTTTCTGCATCGGCGATGCGGCCCATGCGATGTCGCCAATCGGCGGCGTCGGCGTCAATCTCGCGATCCAGGATGCGATCGCCGCCGCCAACCTGCTCGCGGCGAAACTGCGCGAGGGAACGCTTGCCAACGCCGATCTCGCCGCGGTGCAGGCGCGCCGGGAATGGCCGACGAAAATGACGCAGAGGCTTCAGGTGACGATTCAGAACCGCGTCATCACGCCGATCCTGTCAGGCGACGGTCCGGTTTCGCCTCCGGCGCCGTTGCGCCTCTTCAATTATATTCCATGGCTCAGGCGCATTCCCGCGCGCGTGATCGGGATGGGTTTCAGACCGGAACATATTGGGCCAGCGCTGTCGCCGGCGAGCAATGTTGTTGGACCCTAA
- a CDS encoding SDH family Clp fold serine proteinase has product MDTINADSIIEFALSDANAKLGKQLQADVLLIKAPMQQPVDDRVRVEVEGIKERPGKPKDKLVVLVETHGGFVETVERIVSVFRRHYATVEYFVPNFAYSAGTLLVLSGDEIYMDYYSVLGPIDPQYPSEDGSYVPGMGYLAKFQELVERVNDPPGGDDSKVRAELAFLIKKFDPAKLFDIEQSIDHAKSLLKDWLPKYKFKDWTETNDRKAPVGEEDKKKRAEEIADVLGNTKRWHSHGRGITIRELASEEIKLKIANFGEEPKLNEAIRHYHGLFVDYLAKKGMRAALHSVRGVRRIV; this is encoded by the coding sequence ATGGATACTATTAATGCCGATAGTATTATCGAGTTTGCGCTCAGTGACGCCAATGCGAAATTAGGAAAGCAGCTTCAGGCCGATGTTTTGTTGATTAAGGCCCCTATGCAGCAACCCGTTGATGATAGGGTTCGGGTTGAGGTTGAAGGCATTAAAGAGCGCCCCGGCAAACCAAAAGACAAATTGGTGGTGTTGGTCGAAACCCATGGCGGGTTTGTAGAGACGGTTGAGCGTATCGTTAGCGTCTTCCGGCGCCACTATGCGACTGTAGAATACTTCGTCCCCAATTTTGCCTATTCAGCCGGTACTCTTCTCGTCCTTTCTGGCGATGAGATTTACATGGATTACTACTCAGTTTTGGGGCCAATTGACCCGCAGTATCCATCCGAAGATGGAAGTTATGTGCCTGGGATGGGCTATCTTGCGAAGTTTCAGGAGCTCGTAGAGCGAGTAAATGATCCTCCGGGTGGCGACGATTCGAAGGTCCGCGCTGAATTGGCTTTTTTGATAAAGAAATTTGATCCAGCAAAGCTGTTCGATATCGAGCAGTCGATAGATCATGCGAAGTCTTTGCTGAAGGATTGGCTTCCTAAATACAAATTCAAGGATTGGACCGAAACAAACGATCGTAAGGCTCCGGTTGGAGAAGAGGATAAGAAAAAGCGTGCAGAGGAAATTGCAGATGTGCTTGGCAATACCAAGAGATGGCATTCGCATGGGCGTGGAATAACTATTCGAGAGTTGGCAAGTGAAGAAATAAAGTTGAAAATAGCTAATTTCGGTGAGGAACCGAAGCTTAACGAAGCCATTAGACACTATCACGGTCTGTTCGTTGACTATCTGGCGAAAAAGGGTATGCGGGCCGCTCTCCATTCGGTGCGCGGCGTGAGGAGGATCGTATGA
- a CDS encoding O-acetylhomoserine aminocarboxypropyltransferase has translation MSNQAPGFSTLAVHAGAAPDAATGARATPIYQTTSFVFDDVDHAASLFGLQAFGNIYSRIGNPTNAVLEERVAALEGGTAALAVASGHAAQFLIFHTLLQPGDEFIAGNKLYGGSINQFNHAFKSFDWRVTFAEADDPQSFERALTPKTKAIFTESIANPGGVIVDIEAIAKIAKKANVPLIVDNTMATPYLIRPFEHGADLIVHSATKFLGGHGNSIGGVLVDGGKFKWAGDERYPFLSKPRPEYNGMVLGETFGDFGFAIAARVLGLRDLGPALSPFNAFLILTGIETLPLRMQKHNDNALIVAKHLAKHGAVEWVSYPGLPEDKYFELAKKYSPKGAGSVFTIGLKGGYDAGVKLVSNLKLFSHLANIGDTRSLVIHPASTTHRQLSDEQKTRAGAGPQVVRLSIGIEDAADLIADLDQALA, from the coding sequence ATGAGCAACCAAGCCCCTGGCTTTTCGACCCTCGCCGTCCATGCCGGCGCGGCGCCTGACGCAGCCACCGGCGCGCGCGCGACGCCGATCTATCAAACCACGTCCTTCGTGTTCGACGATGTCGATCACGCCGCGTCTTTGTTCGGCCTGCAGGCCTTCGGCAACATCTACAGCCGCATCGGCAACCCGACCAACGCGGTGCTCGAGGAGCGCGTGGCGGCGCTGGAAGGCGGCACCGCCGCGCTCGCCGTCGCGTCGGGCCATGCGGCGCAATTCCTGATCTTCCACACGCTGCTGCAGCCGGGCGACGAATTCATCGCCGGCAACAAGCTCTATGGCGGCTCGATCAACCAGTTCAATCACGCCTTCAAGAGTTTCGACTGGCGCGTGACTTTCGCCGAAGCGGATGATCCCCAGAGTTTTGAACGCGCGCTGACGCCGAAAACAAAAGCGATCTTCACAGAGTCCATCGCCAATCCCGGCGGCGTCATCGTCGACATCGAGGCGATTGCGAAAATCGCGAAGAAAGCCAACGTGCCGCTCATCGTCGACAACACCATGGCGACGCCTTACCTCATTCGGCCGTTCGAGCATGGCGCCGACCTCATCGTTCATTCCGCCACGAAATTCCTTGGCGGCCACGGCAATTCCATCGGCGGCGTGCTTGTCGATGGCGGCAAGTTCAAATGGGCGGGCGATGAACGCTACCCCTTCCTGTCGAAGCCGCGGCCGGAATATAACGGCATGGTGCTCGGCGAGACCTTCGGTGATTTCGGCTTCGCCATCGCAGCCCGCGTGCTCGGCCTGCGCGATCTCGGGCCGGCGCTCTCGCCCTTCAACGCGTTCCTCATCCTGACCGGCATCGAGACGCTGCCGCTGCGCATGCAGAAGCACAACGACAATGCGCTCATTGTTGCGAAGCATCTCGCGAAGCACGGCGCAGTCGAATGGGTGAGCTATCCCGGCCTGCCCGAGGACAAATATTTTGAGCTCGCGAAGAAATATTCGCCGAAGGGCGCGGGCTCCGTCTTCACGATCGGGCTCAAGGGCGGCTACGACGCAGGCGTGAAGCTCGTGTCGAACCTGAAGCTGTTCTCGCATCTCGCCAATATCGGCGACACGCGCTCGCTTGTGATCCATCCCGCGTCGACGACGCACCGGCAATTGTCTGACGAGCAGAAGACGCGCGCCGGCGCCGGCCCGCAGGTGGTGCGCCTGTCGATCGGCATCGAGGATGCGGCCGACTTGATCGCGGATCTGGATCAGGCGCTGGCGTGA
- a CDS encoding class I SAM-dependent methyltransferase has translation MLDVKAFIAANLRLESPPLLPEIRLYAAHAGSGLRRLAEGSPGAASPYWAYPWAGGVALARYILDHPDVVAGRRMLDLGAGGGLVAIAAAKAGAAVVTSVDIDPNAIAAIELNAAANGVVVSALCADILEGPPPAADIVCAGDLFYERALGARVTAFLDRCLAAGVDVLAGDPGRVGLPADRLRKLADYPVPDFGQSIGGTATSAVFALIGK, from the coding sequence CTGCTCGACGTGAAGGCTTTCATCGCGGCGAACCTCCGGCTGGAATCGCCGCCGCTTCTTCCTGAAATCAGGCTCTACGCCGCGCATGCCGGCAGCGGCTTGCGGCGACTGGCCGAAGGCTCGCCGGGCGCGGCGTCGCCTTACTGGGCCTATCCCTGGGCCGGCGGCGTCGCGCTCGCGCGCTATATCCTCGATCATCCCGATGTCGTCGCCGGCCGCCGCATGCTCGATCTCGGCGCGGGCGGCGGCCTTGTCGCCATCGCGGCGGCGAAGGCCGGCGCCGCTGTGGTGACATCAGTCGATATCGATCCCAACGCCATCGCCGCGATCGAACTCAACGCCGCAGCGAATGGCGTCGTGGTGAGCGCGCTCTGCGCCGACATTCTCGAGGGACCGCCGCCGGCAGCCGACATCGTTTGCGCCGGCGATCTCTTCTACGAGCGCGCGCTGGGCGCGCGCGTCACCGCGTTTCTCGATCGCTGCCTTGCAGCCGGCGTCGATGTCCTCGCCGGCGATCCCGGCCGCGTCGGACTGCCGGCCGATCGCCTGCGCAAGCTGGCGGACTATCCCGTTCCCGATTTCGGCCAGTCGATCGGCGGGACGGCGACCAGCGCAGTCTTTGCGCTCATAGGAAAATAA
- a CDS encoding COX15/CtaA family protein: protein MSLASELHPADLAVAKARDPLAPVRAWLWLTLGLVLLMITIGGATRLTGSGLSITEWKPISGALPPLSNADWLAEFERYRQIPQYELLNKGMTLGEFQFIYWWEWSHRQLGRLIGLVYLAGFLWFAIRRTLSLRATALLFAVGLLLGLQGAIGWIMVASGLQPGMIAVAPVKLTLHLVFASLFLMSLAAMAVAMTPPRATEKPATSGLRAGAWIVLALTLFQIALGGLVAGSRAGLNYNTWPLMDGQWVLPAEQLFAKTPFIENFVDNIPLVQFNHRLGAYLLVIVAILHAVFASRALPGSSFTKRARALAALFTGQAALGIATLLLAVPLWAGLAHQAYAMVVLTMATIHLARATGARVGARAGA from the coding sequence ATGTCGCTGGCGAGCGAACTCCATCCCGCCGACCTGGCAGTCGCGAAGGCGCGCGATCCGCTGGCGCCTGTGCGCGCCTGGCTGTGGCTGACGCTGGGTCTGGTGCTGCTGATGATCACCATCGGCGGCGCGACGCGCCTGACCGGCTCCGGCCTCTCGATCACGGAATGGAAGCCGATCTCCGGCGCGCTGCCGCCGCTCTCCAACGCCGACTGGCTGGCCGAGTTCGAACGCTACCGGCAGATCCCGCAATACGAGCTTCTCAACAAGGGCATGACGCTTGGCGAGTTCCAGTTCATCTACTGGTGGGAGTGGAGCCACCGTCAGCTCGGTCGGCTGATCGGGCTCGTCTATCTCGCAGGCTTCCTCTGGTTCGCGATCCGCCGGACGTTAAGCCTGCGCGCGACGGCGCTGCTCTTCGCCGTGGGATTGCTGCTGGGACTGCAGGGGGCGATCGGCTGGATCATGGTCGCATCGGGGTTGCAGCCCGGCATGATCGCCGTCGCGCCGGTGAAGCTGACGCTGCATCTCGTCTTCGCCTCGCTGTTCCTGATGTCGCTCGCGGCGATGGCGGTCGCGATGACGCCGCCGCGCGCGACTGAGAAGCCAGCGACCTCGGGCTTGCGCGCCGGCGCGTGGATCGTGCTCGCGCTGACCTTGTTCCAGATCGCGCTTGGCGGTCTCGTCGCCGGTTCGCGCGCCGGCCTCAACTACAACACCTGGCCGCTGATGGACGGGCAGTGGGTTTTGCCTGCCGAGCAACTCTTCGCGAAGACGCCCTTCATCGAGAATTTCGTCGACAATATTCCGCTGGTTCAGTTCAACCACCGGCTCGGCGCCTATCTGCTCGTGATCGTCGCCATCCTCCACGCGGTTTTCGCATCGCGCGCGCTTCCCGGCTCGTCCTTCACGAAACGGGCGAGGGCGCTGGCGGCCTTGTTCACGGGGCAGGCGGCGCTTGGAATTGCGACGCTGCTGCTCGCCGTGCCGCTCTGGGCGGGCTTGGCCCATCAGGCCTATGCGATGGTGGTGCTGACCATGGCGACGATCCATCTCGCGCGCGCCACCGGCGCGCGCGTCGGCGCGAGGGCGGGCGCCTGA
- a CDS encoding DUF2842 domain-containing protein, whose protein sequence is MKRRQRKLFGTIFMIVFVIFYALIVTAIAPRILLDGSRIVQMIFYVVAGLAWGIPLFPLIRWMERRGAGETE, encoded by the coding sequence ATGAAGCGCCGCCAGCGCAAACTCTTCGGCACGATCTTCATGATCGTTTTCGTGATCTTCTACGCCCTGATCGTCACCGCGATCGCGCCGCGCATCCTGCTCGACGGCTCCCGGATCGTGCAGATGATCTTCTATGTCGTCGCCGGCCTCGCCTGGGGCATTCCGCTGTTTCCGCTCATCCGCTGGATGGAGCGGCGCGGCGCGGGCGAGACGGAATAA
- a CDS encoding polysaccharide deacetylase family protein, protein MSLRWHGPGMSWKQTMIGAGFAACRATGLARAAAPLTQGLGAILMLHHVRPARASAYAPNRELEITPEFLDDVLQLLKRRGWLLASLDEAIERVRVGETDRPIAALTFDDGYRDTVEWALPILTRERAPMTMFATTGFIDRSARLWWPEIEEAVRRLSTIEIALGGEHLRLSTSTESEKNRVAEILLAKLRASPQDEVDRVASELSQRAHVDRRALVEELCLNGGEIAELSRDPLVAIGAHTRTHPMLAKIDGEKARAEIIEPKAQLEALTGKPVRHLAYPVGDRGSAGPREFQLAAAAGYASAVTTRPGMLFPEHAEHLTALPRLSINGRYQSIAQVDALLTGLPFALWNRGRRVSAA, encoded by the coding sequence TTGAGCCTTCGCTGGCATGGTCCCGGCATGAGCTGGAAGCAGACCATGATCGGGGCCGGATTCGCCGCCTGCCGGGCGACCGGGCTGGCGCGCGCCGCCGCGCCGCTGACCCAGGGGCTCGGCGCGATCCTCATGCTGCATCATGTCAGGCCGGCGCGCGCCTCCGCCTATGCGCCGAACCGCGAACTCGAAATCACGCCGGAATTCCTCGACGATGTGCTGCAACTCCTGAAGCGCCGGGGCTGGCTGCTGGCTTCGCTCGACGAAGCTATCGAGCGGGTGCGCGTAGGCGAGACCGATCGGCCCATTGCGGCGCTCACCTTCGATGACGGCTATCGCGATACGGTCGAATGGGCGCTGCCGATCCTGACACGCGAGAGGGCGCCGATGACAATGTTCGCGACCACCGGCTTCATCGATCGCTCGGCGCGGCTGTGGTGGCCGGAGATCGAGGAGGCGGTGCGTCGGTTGTCGACGATTGAGATCGCGCTCGGCGGCGAGCATCTGCGCCTTTCGACTTCGACCGAGAGTGAAAAGAACCGCGTCGCCGAAATCCTGCTGGCGAAGTTGAGGGCGTCGCCGCAGGACGAAGTCGATCGTGTTGCGAGCGAACTCTCGCAGCGCGCGCATGTCGATCGCCGCGCGCTGGTTGAAGAGCTTTGCCTTAATGGCGGCGAGATTGCGGAATTGTCGCGCGATCCGCTCGTCGCGATCGGCGCGCATACGCGCACGCATCCCATGCTGGCGAAGATCGACGGCGAGAAAGCACGCGCGGAAATCATTGAGCCCAAGGCGCAACTCGAAGCGCTGACGGGAAAGCCCGTCCGCCATCTCGCTTATCCCGTCGGCGATCGCGGCAGCGCGGGGCCGCGTGAATTCCAGCTCGCCGCAGCGGCAGGCTACGCCAGCGCCGTGACCACGCGGCCCGGCATGCTCTTTCCCGAACATGCTGAACATCTGACGGCGCTGCCGCGGCTCTCGATCAATGGCCGCTACCAGTCGATCGCGCAGGTCGATGCGCTGCTGACCGGCTTGCCCTTCGCGCTCTGGAACAGGGGGCGTCGCGTCAGCGCCGCTTAG
- a CDS encoding GNAT family N-acetyltransferase encodes MTAGNRIERKAGQDAGEMMHASPSLFSRLAPTGLSAAPLIAVERDFARAAPLLREFERANPGQLFQRLDWVAAWAETQGRAQGVEPVIVILCDATGAPVALLPLGVRNWRAVRIVEWLGGEHASFNLPLTRGDGLRFDSPDAAKDCLRAIGRAIGDVDVFSLASQPRAFQGRAHPFLGVGETPLFDHGYERALGGSGEVLISRILTGDARKKLRAKEKRLGEAGAIKVWRAEFPNERQAALDVFLKQSAERFAKAGIANPFDDPAAIAFLQRATNPAEGPPAIALHLLSVGDRIVAIFGGPQDSARFSGMFTSFHDAPEIARNSPGDILLRHLVASLSDAGLTEFDLGVGEARYKRAYCDRAIPMFETYLACSSAGFIVAKALQSKAIAKRFIKARPELLAFTRRVLPKSLV; translated from the coding sequence ATGACCGCCGGCAACAGGATCGAAAGGAAGGCCGGGCAGGATGCGGGCGAGATGATGCACGCCTCGCCAAGCCTGTTCAGCCGGCTCGCGCCGACCGGCCTCTCCGCCGCGCCCCTGATCGCGGTCGAGCGGGATTTCGCGCGCGCCGCGCCGCTCTTGCGGGAGTTTGAGCGCGCCAATCCCGGCCAGCTCTTCCAGCGGCTCGACTGGGTCGCGGCCTGGGCGGAGACTCAAGGGCGCGCGCAAGGCGTTGAGCCCGTTATCGTGATCCTGTGCGATGCGACGGGCGCGCCCGTCGCGCTTCTCCCGCTCGGCGTCAGGAACTGGCGCGCCGTCCGCATCGTCGAATGGCTGGGCGGCGAGCATGCAAGCTTCAACCTGCCGCTGACGCGCGGCGATGGATTGCGCTTCGATTCGCCTGATGCCGCAAAAGACTGCCTGCGGGCCATCGGCCGCGCCATTGGCGATGTCGACGTCTTCTCGCTCGCGAGCCAGCCGCGCGCCTTTCAGGGCCGCGCTCATCCCTTCCTCGGCGTCGGCGAGACGCCTCTGTTCGATCACGGCTATGAGCGCGCGCTCGGCGGATCGGGCGAGGTGCTGATCTCGCGCATTCTCACCGGCGACGCGCGGAAGAAACTGCGCGCGAAAGAAAAGCGGTTGGGCGAAGCCGGCGCCATCAAGGTCTGGCGCGCGGAGTTTCCGAACGAGCGGCAGGCGGCGCTCGATGTATTTCTGAAGCAAAGCGCCGAACGCTTTGCAAAGGCTGGGATCGCCAATCCCTTCGACGACCCTGCCGCAATCGCATTCCTTCAACGCGCGACGAATCCGGCGGAGGGACCGCCGGCGATTGCGCTGCATCTGCTCTCGGTCGGCGATCGCATCGTCGCGATCTTCGGTGGCCCGCAAGACAGCGCGCGTTTCTCCGGCATGTTCACGTCGTTCCACGATGCGCCCGAGATCGCCCGCAACAGTCCCGGCGACATCCTGCTGCGCCACCTCGTGGCTAGCCTCTCCGACGCAGGTCTGACGGAATTCGATCTCGGCGTCGGCGAAGCGCGCTACAAGCGCGCTTATTGCGATCGCGCCATCCCGATGTTCGAGACCTATTTGGCTTGTTCGTCCGCGGGCTTCATCGTCGCGAAGGCGCTGCAGTCGAAGGCGATCGCCAAGCGCTTCATCAAGGCGCGGCCGGAGCTTCTTGCTTTCACCCGCCGCGTCCTGCCGAAATCGCTGGTTTGA
- a CDS encoding VOC family protein, which translates to MAKNTICLWYDKDAEAAARFYAGVFPNSSVGAIFRAPSNFPSGKEGDVLTVQFTVAGVPCLGLNGGPMFKHNESFSFQIATDNQEETDRYWNAIVGNGGQESACGWCKDKWGVSWQITPRVLTEALAAGGAEAKRAFDAMMDMMKIDVAAIEAARRG; encoded by the coding sequence ATTGCGAAGAATACGATCTGTTTGTGGTACGACAAGGACGCCGAGGCGGCGGCCCGTTTCTATGCCGGGGTTTTTCCTAACAGCTCAGTGGGCGCCATCTTTCGCGCCCCAAGCAATTTTCCCTCGGGCAAGGAGGGCGATGTGCTGACGGTTCAATTCACCGTCGCCGGCGTTCCCTGTCTCGGCCTCAATGGCGGGCCGATGTTCAAACACAACGAATCCTTCTCGTTCCAGATCGCGACCGACAATCAGGAGGAAACCGACCGCTACTGGAACGCCATCGTCGGCAATGGCGGCCAGGAAAGCGCGTGCGGCTGGTGCAAGGACAAATGGGGCGTCTCCTGGCAGATCACGCCGCGCGTGCTGACGGAGGCGCTGGCCGCTGGCGGCGCGGAAGCGAAACGCGCCTTCGATGCGATGATGGATATGATGAAGATCGACGTCGCGGCGATCGAAGCGGCGAGGCGCGGCTGA
- a CDS encoding glucose 1-dehydrogenase, which yields MSRLKGKTAVVTGGGSGIGLGAAKRFVEEGAFVYLFGRRKEALDAAVAQLGPSARAVKGSVTDLSDLDRLYEAVKAERGRLDILFANAGTGSFAPLGEITPEHYDQIFDVNVKGLVFTVQKALPLMKKGSSIILTGSTTGAMGTPQFSIYSATKAAVRNLARSWALDLRDTGIRVNVLSPGPIRTDLAIEVVGEEAFNALGATTPLGRIGDPAETGAAAAFLASSDSSFMTGGEVFVDGGLAQV from the coding sequence ATGAGCAGATTAAAGGGCAAGACGGCGGTGGTGACCGGCGGTGGAAGCGGCATCGGACTTGGGGCCGCCAAACGTTTCGTCGAGGAAGGGGCGTTCGTTTATCTCTTCGGACGGCGGAAAGAGGCGCTCGACGCCGCCGTGGCGCAATTGGGTCCGTCCGCGCGGGCCGTGAAAGGCTCGGTCACGGACTTGTCCGATCTCGACCGATTGTACGAGGCGGTCAAAGCCGAACGGGGCAGGCTCGACATTCTGTTCGCCAACGCCGGGACCGGCTCGTTCGCGCCGCTCGGCGAAATCACGCCCGAGCATTACGATCAGATATTCGACGTCAATGTGAAGGGGCTGGTGTTCACGGTGCAGAAGGCTCTGCCGCTGATGAAGAAGGGCTCGTCCATCATCCTGACCGGTTCGACCACGGGGGCGATGGGAACGCCGCAATTCAGCATCTACAGCGCCACCAAGGCGGCGGTGCGCAATCTGGCGCGGAGCTGGGCCCTGGACCTTCGCGACACGGGCATCCGCGTCAATGTGCTGTCCCCGGGGCCGATCAGGACAGACCTGGCGATCGAGGTGGTGGGCGAGGAGGCGTTCAACGCGCTCGGGGCGACGACGCCGCTCGGCCGCATCGGCGATCCCGCCGAGACGGGGGCGGCGGCGGCGTTCCTGGCGTCTTCAGACAGCAGCTTCATGACCGGCGGCGAGGTTTTCGTCGATGGAGGTCTGGCTCAGGTCTGA
- a CDS encoding helix-turn-helix domain-containing protein — MPGFTCGLDATLRVIAGKWKPLILYFLAQGGPTRYGELRRAVRDVSDKMLIQQLKELEADGLVKRTDYKEVPPRVDYSLTLLGCSLAQALVPLCSWGTENMAEVSRVFARREALSIDRR; from the coding sequence CTGCCCGGCTTCACCTGTGGCCTCGACGCGACCTTGCGGGTCATCGCCGGCAAGTGGAAGCCGTTGATCCTGTACTTCCTCGCTCAGGGCGGCCCGACCCGCTACGGCGAGCTCCGGCGAGCGGTGCGCGACGTCAGCGACAAGATGCTGATCCAGCAGCTCAAGGAGTTGGAGGCCGACGGCCTCGTGAAGCGGACCGACTACAAGGAGGTCCCTCCGCGGGTGGACTACAGCCTCACCCTGTTGGGCTGCAGCCTCGCCCAGGCCCTCGTGCCGCTCTGTTCATGGGGGACGGAAAACATGGCCGAGGTCAGCCGCGTCTTCGCGCGGCGTGAGGCTTTGAGCATCGACAGGCGGTGA